One genomic region from Drosophila busckii strain San Diego stock center, stock number 13000-0081.31 chromosome 3R, ASM1175060v1, whole genome shotgun sequence encodes:
- the LOC108602075 gene encoding uncharacterized protein LOC108602075, with product MQLIAAGIFVSLVLSCSAAISGPFIFWGQEKIFDLQPQALVDNAAREQPLTQLYKDAKAILIFVRNSTSRLQGTKYPKFQNLVKSNAWTYLPQRSLCAEPYGYNANIEVVNLTGNSEEDDAALLTGYNDALTIYGKGQVLGILANREEEAHYLAKREAAKGEEAASTTVSTPTGLETESNQVYIAEGNKAVLVLSTPPELKLGNETLLLEEHNKHITFDYQRSKAYGRLSITFMPNGEKCTLRFKFSLLRGTWILRNVEVEYREIKAVLPAIGNDYTLPSAPLGFSYRCSSERLLFITPNKNDTRISLTLNDYQVQPWLSGRNKFGDVYDCVGFTSVPILSGLFVVALLLGILFIGITAMLSMQSPNRFESASSRSKPLTFTISE from the exons atgcagTTAATTGCCGCGGGCATATTTGTGAGTCTGGTGCTCAGCTGCAGTGCAGCGATAAGTGGTCCATTTATATTTTGGGGTCAGGAAAAGATTTTCGATTTGCAACCCCAAGCGCTGGTCGATAATGCGGCCAGAGAGCAGCCGCTGACGCAACTGTATAAGGATGCCAAGGCGATTCTAATTTTCGTACGCAACAGCACAAGTCGTCTGCAGGGCACAAAGTATCCAAAGTTTCAGAACCTGGTGAAGAGCAACGCCTGGACATATTTGCCGCAGCGCAGTCTATGTGCTGAGCCGTATGGATACAATGCCAACATTGAG GTCGTAAATTTGACGGGAAACAGCGAGGAGGATGATGCCGCATTGTTGACGGGCTACAATGATGCACTGACCATTTATGGAAAAGGTCAAGTGTTGGGCATATTAGCTAATCGAGAGGAGGAGGCTCACTATTTGGCCAAGCGTGAGGCTGCCAAAGGCGAGGAGGCAGCCAGCACCACAGTGTCAACGCCAACAGGCCTCGAAACCGAATCGAATCAGGTTTACATTGCTGAGGGAAACAAGGCAGTACTTGTCTTGAGCACTCCACCCGAGCTGAAGCTGGGCAAcgagacgctgctgctggaggagcACAACAAGCACATCACCTTTGACTACCAGCGCAGCAAGGCCTATGGTCGGCTGAGCATCACCTTTATGCCCAACGGCGAGAAGTGTACGCTGCGTTTCAAGTTCTCCCTGCTGCGCGGCACCTGGATTTTGCGCAACGTCGAAGTGGAGTACCGTGAGATCAAGGCCGTGCTTCCTGCAATTGGCAATGACTATACGCTGCCATCAGCCCCGCTGGGCTTCTCCTATCGCTGCTCATCGGAGAGATTGCTTTTTATTACGCCCAATAAGAATGACACAAGAATTAGCCTCACATTGAATGATTATCAGGTGCAGCCTTGGTTAAGTGGACGAAACAAGTTTGGCGATGTTTACGATTGCGTCGGTTTCACATCGGTGCCCATATTATCGGGCTTGTTCGTCGTTGCCCTACTCTTGGGTATACTCTTCATTGGTATAACCGCCATGCTGAGCATGCAATCACCCAATCGCTTTGAGAGCGCAAGCTCCCGCAGCAAGCCGCTAACTTTTACCATTTCTGAGTAG
- the LOC108604530 gene encoding uncharacterized protein LOC108604530 has translation MSHGTQLATLLCVFVVYGVATQSGASAQHLIAYISQHGLHGEITFRQVDAQNVEIKANLEATLQYPEQVWSWAVRRFPVDYTNIDADERCELERLGAQILSFDEPLDYLVLPGNESATWRHEMQLIGDQGIWGKSLVLTEVNSQARICATITTVQSSVEHMAEARFDTPIAGSVYFRWLAPTEGASGDTLIYSDLFHIQEQTDGITAQHSAHFTKHHWKIFVTDIFKHDHHRTEDNCNFLQLVFDPQGSGAGQGIGDLDTRLGNIGVAKNALRKPQRSVYRDAQLALLPSDLTIPHRTLYLVLFDHQHPEDYLACTKIRHVQTLTYKTFINAGGVKGEVTFQQRSKFDPTFLNFTLSTPSAQHVSRKFAEDVAAFRLHRLPPAPQRVGQADYCDTTAELYNPRELAQEHVPPPGYGTQEQYALGDLTGKLQGRNKHYYHQYVLPGTSSELSGLYWDVYLPLQGRHSIAQRSLVIYTHNRQDVHNISQSIWGCATLNQYQKQGLQQQPMFTAQVLFRYPVVGRVILRQAAEQPWQDTHVIFEYLIQADGSTQNSTFEHRWGIHSNPPGKDFYDWQNRCLSAGPIFNPTKSEWGNRSVEQYCRPELPAMCPLGALDARLGRLTIAGGKRQARQLSRRMFTDGNLPLSGRHSILGKSLVIYDDNGPKARGERLACSSVIGHYRRKVVAKEWYANGDDVTVSGKMEITQQSEYDISNVEVQLKGLQGNSGYHIHMTPVEANLAFPCEASTLYGIWNPLDVNAKSAPPPKQGTSDQYEMGDLSGKFGRLNGLTQYEDAYNDTNLPLFGYNSIIGRSVVIQKQRKNERWACSTLERGYSPSEARELRAIASFHHPTGYAYGYIRMTQLIHTDGSQSETVIEVKLRHPGKNDRNSTRNHNWQIFVNPVGVDAAVKPTATRCVAGGYVWNPYYTQLADPLNLDLYEQECGADNPLRCYVGDVGARLGTIDLGGERSMFTDSNFPLESPVGAIGRSIVIFGPDHSHDRFACANIEPDHNVIKYINLQKPPRFVVAQFLEELRTVMGIPEWMLDVDARKTKELHGGACIQMIIHFKGPIAHRLELDMSRLIAAGRLDAPSLYVPGYVNQKRKPTISYRTCGVRDPNEKRMKSNKSRFLTSSANTLPKSSYLLATLVISLVCNTLLYI, from the exons ATGAGTCATGGTACTCAGCTGGCAACATTGCTCTGCGTATTTGTAGTTTACGGAGTTGCAACACAAAGTGGTG CGTCCGCTCAACATCTGATTGCGTATATCTCGCAGCATGGCTTGCATGGTGAGATTACCTTTCGCCAAGTGGATGCTCAAAATGTAGAGATCAAGGCTAATTTGGAGGCTACACTGCAGTATCCGGAGCAGGTCTGGAGCTGGGCAGTGCGTCGCTTTCCTGTGGACTACACCAACATAGATGCGGATGAGCGTTGTGAACTGGAACGCTTGGGCGCACAGATCTTGAGCTTTGATGAGCCGCTGGACTATTTGGTGCTGCCTGGCAATGAAAGCGCCACCTGGCGGCATGAAATGCAGCTCATAGGCGATCAGGGCATCTGGGGCAAGTCGCTGGTGCTAACCGAAGTCAATTCTCAGGCACGCATTTGCGCCACGATCACCACAGTGCAGAGTTCGGTGGAGCATATGGCTGAGGCACGTTTCGATACGCCCATTGCTGGCTCTGTTTACTTTCGCTGGCTGGCGCCAACAGAGGGCGCTAGTGGGGATACGCTGATCTACTCGGACCTGTTTCATATACAAGAGCAAACCGATGGCATTACAGCTCAACACAGCGCGCACTTTACCAAGCATCACTGGAAGATCTTTGTCACCGATATATTCAAGCACGATCATCATCGCACCGAGGacaattgcaactttttgcagtTGGTGTTTGATCCGCAGGGCAGTGGCGCGGGTCAGGGAATCGGTGATCTGGATACGCGTCTGGGCAACATTGGCGTGGCCAAGAATGCGCTGCGCAAGCCACAGCGTAGTGTCTATCGTGAtgcgcagctggcgctgctacCTTCCGACTTGACCATACCACATCGCACGCTCTACTTGGTGCTTTTTGACCATCAGCATCCGGAAGACTATTTGGCCTGCACCAAGATTAGACACGTGCAAACGCTGACATACAA AACCTTCATCAATGCTGGTGGCGTGAAGGGCGAAGTGACATTTCAACAGCGCTCCAAGTTCGATCCAACCTTTCTCAACTTTACGCTCTCTACGCCTTCGGCGCAGCATGTAAGCCGCAAGTTTGCTGAGGATGTGGCAGCCTTTCGTCTACATCGTCTGCCGCCTGCGCCGCAACGTGTTGGTCAAGCCGACTACTGCGATACTACAGCAGAGCTCTATAATCCTCGCGAGCTGGCTCAGGAGCATGTGCCGCCACCTGGCTATGGCACGCAGGAGCAGTATGCTTTGGGTGATCTGACGGGCAAGCTGCAGGGTCGTAATAAGCACTACTACCATCAGTATGTGCTGCCTGGCACTAGCTCCGAGCTCAGCGGTCTCTATTGGGATGTCTATTTGCCGTTGCAGGGCCGGCACAGCATTGCTCAACGTAGTTTGGTTATCTACACGCACAATCGTCAGGATGTGCACAACATTAGTCAAAGCATTTGGGGCTGCGCTACATTGAATCAATATCAAAAGCAAggactgcaacagcagcccaTGTTTACGGCTCAG GTGCTCTTTCGTTATCCTGTCGTGGGTCGCGTCATTCTGCGTCAGGCTGCTGAGCAGCCCTGGCAGGACACGCATGTAATCTTCGAGTATCTTATCCAAGCGGATGGCTCCACGCAGAACAGCACCTTCGAGCACCGCTGGGGCATACATAGTAATCCGCCTGGTAAGGATTTCTACGACTGGCAGAATCGGTGTCTTTCCGCTGGCCCAATCTTTAATCCCACCAAGTCCGAGTGGGGCAATCGTAGCGTCGAGCAATACTGTCGTCCTGAGTTGCCCGCCATGTGTCCATTGGGTGCGCTGGATGCGCGTTTGGGCAGGCTTACCATAGCGGGAGGCAAGCGCCAGGCCCGTCAGCTTAGCCGGCGCATGTTCACCGATGGCAATCTGCCCTTGTCCGGGCGTCACAGCATCTTGGGTAAGTCGCTCGTCATCTACGATGACAATGGTCCTAAGGCGCGTGGTGAGCGCTTGGCTTGCTCCAGCGTCATTGGTCACTATAGACGCAAAGTGGTCGCCAAGGAGTGGTATGCCAATGGCGATGATGTGACTGTCAGCGGCAAAATGGAGATCACACAGCAGTCCGAGTATGACATAAGCAATGTGGAGGTGCAGCTCAAGGGATTGCAAGGCAACAGCGGCTATCATATACACATG ACGCCTGTCGAGGCCAACTTGGCGTTTCCTTGCGAGGCAAGCACTCTCTATGGCATCTGGAATCCATTGGACGTTAATGCCAAGTCAGCGCCACCGCCCAAGCAGGGCACAAGCGATCAATACGAAATGGGCGATCTGAGCGGCAAATTCGGACGCCTCAATGGACTGACGCAGTACGAGGATGCCTATAATGACACCAATCTGCCGCTCTTTGGCTATAACAGCATCATTGGCCGCTCGGTGGTGatacaaaagcagcgcaaaaatgAGCGCTGGGCATGCAGCACACTGGAGCGTGGCTATAGTCCCAGCGAGGCACGTGAGCTGCGCGCCATTGCCTCATTTCATCATCCCACGGGCTATGCCTATGGTTATATAAGAATGACCCAGCTAATACACACCGATGGCAGTCAGTCCGAGACGGTGATTGAGGTGAAACTGCGTCATCCGGGCAAGAATGATCGCAATAGCACACGCAATCACAATTGGCAAATCTTTGTGAATCCCGTGGGCGTTGATGCGGCGGTCAAGCCAACTGCCACACGTTGCGTGGCGGGCGGTTATGTTTGGAATCCTTACTACACACAGCTGGCGGATCCTTTAAAT TTGGATCTTTATGAACAGGAGTGTGGTGCGGACAATCCCCTACGCTGTTATGTGGGCGATGTGGGTGCGCGCCTTGGCACGATAG ATCTTGGTGGTGAGCGTTCCATGTTCACAGACTCAAACTTTCCACTCGAATCACCTGTGGGTGCCATTGGACGTTCTATTGTTATATTTGGACCGGATCATTCGCACGATCGCTTCGCCTGCGCCAACATTGAGCCCGATCACAATGTCATCAAGTACATCAATTTGCAGAAGCCACCACGTTTTGTTGT CGCACAATTTCTGGAAGAGCTGCGCACTGTCATGGGCATACCCGAGTGGATGTTGGACGTGGATGCACGCAAGACCAAGGAGCTGCATGGCGGTGCCTGCATTCAAATGATTATACACTTCAAGGGTCCGATTGCGCATCGTCTAGAGTTGGACATGTCGCGTCTAATAGCAGCAGGACGACTCGATGCGCCCAGTCTGTATGTACCCGGCTATGTGAATCAAAAGCGCAAGCCGACCATCTCCTATCGCACCTGTGGTGTGCGTGATCCAAATGAAAAGC GCATGAAGAGCAACAAGAGTCGATTCTTAACTAGTTCAGCTAATACACTGCCAAAGTCGTCTTACCTTTTAGCCACGTTAGTCATTAGCCTGGTTTGCAATacacttttgtatatataa
- the LOC108604115 gene encoding myosin regulatory light chain 2, whose amino-acid sequence MADEKKKVKKKKTKEEGGTSETASEAVSEAATPAPAATPAPASATGSKRASGGSRGSKKSKRAGSSVFSVFSQKQIAEFKEAFQLMDADKDGIIGKNDLRAAFDSVGKIANDKELDAMLGEASGPINFTQLLTLFANRMATSGANDEDEVVIAAFKTFDNDGLIDGDKFREMLMGFGEKFTMKEVDDAFDQMVIDDKNQIDTASLIEMLTGKGEEEEEEAA is encoded by the exons ATG GCGGATGAGAAGAAGAAGgttaagaagaagaagaccaAGGAAGAGGGTGGTACTTCCGAAACCGCTTCGGAGGCAGTGTCTGAGGCAGCAACTCCCGCACCAGCCGCAACTCCTGCCCCAGCTTCTGCTACTGGATCGAAGAGAGCGTCGGGCGGTTCTCGCGGCTCGAAGAAGTCCAAGCGCGCCGGCTCCTCGGTCTTCTCTGTCTTCTCCCAGAAGCAGATTGCCGAATTCAAGGAA GCCTTCCAACTCATGGATGCCGACAAGGACGGTATTATTGGCAAGAACGATTTGCGCGCTGCCTTCGACTCCGTCGGCAAGATCGCCAACGATAAGGAGTTGGACGCTATGCTCGGCGAAGCCTCTGGTCCAATTAACTTCACCCAATTGCTGACCTTGTTCGCCAACCGTATGGCCACCTCTGGTGCCAACGATGAAGACGaagttgttattgctgccttCAAAACATTCGATAACGATGGTCTCATCGATGGTGATAAATTCCGCGAAATGCTTATGGGCTTCGGTGAGAAATTCACCATGAAGGAGGTCGATGATGCCTTCGATCAGATGGTCATTGATGACAAGAACCAAATCGATACCGCCTCCCTGATTGAAATGCTCACCGGCAAGGGTGAAGAGGAAGAAGAGGAAGCTGCTTAA